The Malus domestica chromosome 13, GDT2T_hap1 genome includes a window with the following:
- the LOC139190917 gene encoding uncharacterized protein, producing MHLKKEEVEKDILETFRKVQVNIPLLDAIKQVPRYAKFLKELCTTRKRISNKEVVKASENVSAILQRKMPPKCKDPGSFTIPCVIGNNHFEHAMLDLGASINVMPYSIYASMNLGELKNDVVIIQLADRSNAYPMGVLEDVLVQVNHLIFPADFYVLEMEESGHSSSLPILLGRPFMKTAHTKIDVFNGTLTMEFDGKDHFEQLNEDALELVIVRGMEFKNKGSATMPTHGMHGELHVVPPHEDMVEIVAVLESLPPQSGKFLDPISISVSANKPLPSAVQPPSLELKPLPSHLKYAFLADQEALPVIISSSLTAQKEDKLVRVLREYKTAIGWRLADIKGISPTTCMHRIILKERSKTSREAQR from the exons ATGCATTTAAAGAAGGAGGAGGTTGAAAAGGACATTTTGGAAACATTTAGAAAAGTCcaagtcaatataccacttttggatgcaattaagcaagttccaaggtatgccaagtttttgaaagaactttgcaccactaggaagagaatttcgaACAAGGAAGTTGtcaaggcaagtgaaaatgtttCAGCCATCTTACAACGTAAAATGCCCcctaaatgcaaggatccgggtagttttacaattccttgtgttattggcaataATCATTTTGAACATGCCATgctagacttaggtgcatcgattaatgtcatgccttattcaatttatgcatctatgaacttaggtgagttaAAAAATGATGTTGTGATcattcaattggccgatcgatctaatgcctatccgatgggagttttggaagatgttttagtgcaggtcaatcatctaatctttccggcggatttctacgtgcttgaaatggaagaatCAGGCCATTCCTCTTCATTACCAATCCTCcttggacgaccattcatgaaaactgcccacactaagattgatgtgtttaatgggaccttgacaatggaatttgatgggaaa GACcattttgaacaattgaatgaagatgcacttgaattggtcattgtACGAGGAATGGAGTTCAAAAACAAGGGATCAGCCACAATGCCTACCCACGGCATGCATGGAGAACTTCATGTCGTGCCTCCTCATGAAGATATGGTTGAGATAGTGGCTGTCCTTGAATCATTGCCACCACAATCTggtaagtttttggacccaatttcaatttcagtttCGGCTAATAAGCCACTTCCTTCAGCTGTTCAGCCACCTTCGCTTGAACTAAAACcattaccaagccatttgaagtatgcTTTCTTGGCAGACCAAGAGGCCTTGCCCGTCATTATCTCTTCCTCACTCACGGCACAAAAAGAagacaagttggtgagggtgtTAAGGGAGTACAAAACAGCCATAGGTTGGAGGTTGGCCGACATCAAGGGAATAAGCCCTACCACATGCATGCATCGTATAATTTTGAAGGAGAggtctaaaacatctcgagaggctcaacgctga